Proteins encoded in a region of the Oreochromis aureus strain Israel breed Guangdong unplaced genomic scaffold, ZZ_aureus HiC_scaffold_388, whole genome shotgun sequence genome:
- the LOC116312444 gene encoding nectin-4-like isoform X5, producing the protein MDGAASFCGSFCHNIPSICDSALLRVLLVTLSLLCADVEALQVIGGSVTVEQGSTAILSCYVIDTNDDLTQITWQRKTREKPHNDNFLTILPREGAQFVNGGDDRFKYIGNFNNKNGTLQFSNVALKDEGSYTCIFTLFPSGNQKTEIPLNLLVPPFSSVKDNLPTLGTEEVLFATCTAAGSKPPAEVRWLTGALGDNMRSTTNSTQYDNGTTTTVSSLFGVPTREINGHQVRCDISGDSLSTERSLPFTIQVYFSPTEVNITVISEDSFECVTEAKPNANFTWSRSGQSLLESSVKVDGAKLQLLSLTSDLNGLYQCEASNTYGSKRGQLYVHMASGTCSAAWASFGVLMCVFFLSIVGAAVWYFYTHEDQRRMFRLFWQRVPTNEPAVNSAAQQEQQQMEQSL; encoded by the exons ATGGATGGAGCTGCTTCCTTTTGTGGCAGTTTCTGCCACAATATACCGTCCATATGTGACTCTGCGCTACTACGTGTCCTTCTCGTGACGTTGTCTCTTCTATGTGCTGATGTAGAAG CTCTTCAGGTGATTGGTGGAAGTGTGACAGTGGAACAAGGAAGTACCGCTATCTTATCGTGCTATGTTATTGATACCAATGATGACCTGACACAGATTACCTGGCAGAGGAAGACGAGAGAAAAACCTCACAATGACAATTTCCTCACTATCTTACCCAGAGAGGGAGCGCAGTTTGTCAATGGAGGTGATGATCGATTTAAATATATCGggaattttaacaacaaaaatggAACTCTCCAGTTTTCCAATGTTGCCCTGAAGGATGAAGGCAGCTACACGTGCATCTTCACCTTGTTTCCCAGTGGAAATCAGAAGACTGAGATACCTCTAAACTTGCTTG TGCCTCCTTTTTCAAGCGTCAAGGACAACCTTCCCACTTTGGGCACAGAAGAGGTTTTATTTGCTACCTGCACGGCTGCTGGCTCGAAGCCTCCTGCAGAGGTGAGGTGGCTCACTGGTGCTTTGGGAGACAACATGAGATCGACAACAAACTCCACCCAGTATGACAACGGCACAACTACCACAGTCAGCTCATTGTTTGGTGTACCTACGAGAGAAATTAACGGTCACCAGGTCcggtgtgacatcagcggtgaCTCCCTGTCTACAGAAAGAAGTCTGCCCTTCACTATACAGGTCTACT tttctcccACAGAAGTGAACATTACGGTGATTTCAGAGGACTCGTTCGAGTGTGTGACAGAAGCCAAACCAAATGCAAACTTTACCTGGAGCAG ATCTGGCCAGTCTTTGCTGGAGTCTTCTGTCAAAGTAGACGGTGCAAAGCTACAACTGCTGAGCCTGACCTCTGATCTAAATGGCCTTTATCAGTGTGAAGCATCTAACACATATGGGAGTAAGCGCGGTCAGCTCTATGTGCATATGGCATCAG GAACATGCTCTGCTGCATGGGCCTCATTTggtgttttgatgtgtgtttttttcctgagcaTCGTTGGGGCTGCAGTATGGTACTTTTATACACATGAAGATCAAAG GCGTATGTTTAGACTTTTTTGGCAACGTGTCCcaacaaatgaaccagctgttAACAGTGCAGcgcaacaagaacaacaacagatGGAG CAATCTCTGTGA